The Methanobrevibacter millerae genome includes the window AAAAATTGGTGTTTCAAGAGATATGATGGGTCGTATCTTTAACGGTATCGGTAAACCTATTGACGGTGGACCAGAAATCATTCCTGACGAAGAATTGGATATTAACGGTGCTCCAATGAACCCGGCTTCTCGTGAATTCCCAGAAGAATTCATTCAAACTGGTATCTCTACCATTGATGGAATGAACACTTTAGTAAGAGGACAAAAACTTCCTATTTTCTCAGGATCAGGTTTACCTCACAACGATTTGGCTGTACAGATTGCAAGGCAAGCTAAAGTATTAGGTGCTGACGATGAATTTGCAGTAATTTTCGCAGCAATGGGTATTACAAACGAAGAAGCAAACTTCTTCATGAGAGACTTTGAACGTACTGGAGCTTTAGAAAAATTAACAGTATTCATGAACTTAGCTGACGACCCAGCTATTGAAAGAATCTTAACTCCAAAAATGGCTTTAACTACTGCAGAATATTATGCATTCACCTTAGGTATGCAAGTATTAGTTATCTTAACAGATATGACTAACTACTGTGAAGCTTTAAGGGAAATTTCCGCAGCAAGAGAAGAAGTACCTGGAAGAAGAGGTTACCCTGGATACATGTATACTGACCTTGCAGGTATTTATGAAAGAGCAGGACGTATTGATGGTAAAGAAGGTTCAATTACTCAAATGCCTATCTTAGTTATGCCTCAAGACGATATTACTCACCCTATTCCGGACTTAACAGGTTATATTACTGAAGGACAAATTGTATTAAGCAGAGAAATCTCCAGGAAAGGTATTTACCCTCCTGTAGACGTACTTCCTTCACTCTCTCGTTTGATGAGTGGTGGTATTGGTGGAGAAAAAACTCGTGATGACCACAGTGGAGTATCTGACCAACTTTATTCTGCTTATGCAGAAGGTCGTGAATTAAGAGACTTAGTAGCAGTAGTAGGGGAAGAAGCTCTTACCGAAAGGGATCAAAAATTCTTGGAATTTGCTCAAGCATTTGAAGATAGATTCATCACTCAAAGTAAAGACGAAGACAGAACTATCTTTGAAACTTTGGATCTCGGTTGGGATTTACTTAAAATCTTACCTAAAACTGAACTCAAAAGGGTTAAAGAAGAATTTATCGAACAATACCTTCCAAAAGAATAAATTCATTTGCTTAAAACAGGTGATTGAATGGCACAAGATATTATTGATGGAATTAATCCAACAAGGATGGAGTTATTATCTCTTAAAAACAGGACTAAACTAGCTGTTAAAGGGCATGGTTTACTCAAAGAAAAAAGAGATGCTTTAATCAAAGAGTTTTTTGATATCTTGGATCGTGTTAAAGGTATTCGTGAAAATGCAGAGAAAAGTTTAAAAGAAGCTAATGAAGCATTAATTGAAGCTCAAATTGCAATGGGTGATTTGGCTGTAAGAAAAGCATCATTATCAGTTAAAGAATCTATTGATGTTGATATTACTTCAAGAAGTGTAATGGGTGTTAATGTACCTGTAACCAATATTCAAATGGAAGAAAGATCCATTGTTGATAGGGGTTACGGTTTTTCAGACACCACTATCCAATTAGATGAAGCTGCTAAAAAATTCGAGGAATCTCTCAAGTATTTAATTGAACTTGGTGAAGTAGAAAAAACAATTTTCTTATTGGCTGAGGAAATTGAATCCACTAAACGTAGAGTAAATGCTTTAGAACATATTATGATTCCAAGATTCCAAAATACTGAAAAGTATATTGATATGAGACTCCAAGAAATGGAAAGGGAAAACTTTGTTCGTTTGAAAATGATTAGGTCTACTATTGAGAAAAATGAAAAAGCTCAAGCTGCAAAAGAGGCTGCAGAATAAGATTTTTATCTTATTCTAATCATTTTCTATTTTTTTTAAAAAACTTATTTTTTTATGGTGTATTAATGAAAAGAAATCCAATAGACCAATTTTTAGCTGATCCAGATAATAAAGCTAAACTATTTAGATGGATGACTTATGGTATGATTATTACTACTTTTTTAATTACAGTAGGGTTTTTATTTTTTATAATTCATCTTGTTGGCATTATATAGTTTCTTGATTTACAATTCGAGAGCTATTTTCTACTTTTTCATATAATTTTTTAAAATCGGTATCTTTGTCGATTATTGTAAGCAATGGTTCTGATTTTTCTGTTATCGTTCCAATATGTGGCAGGTCATAAATATTGTCTAAATCTATTTTTGAATATTTGTTTCTGCATGGTGAATAGATTATTTTTTTATATGAGTAATATTTTGCCTTTGGGATTTCGACAGATTCATTCATGCAACTTTTTATATGTGCATCTAGCATATTAATCTGAAGTGACTTTTCCACACATTCAAATGTACCCTGTATTCTTGGATTAACTTCAATTACATATAATCCGTTTTCATTTAATATGTAGTCCACACCATTGGAACCTATTAAATTGAATTTATATGCTAAATTCTGTGATGTTTCTATCATTTGTTTATTTATTTCATCGATATTTCCTATATTTGAAAGAATGCTTTCTTTTGTTAAAGGCAGGATGTTTCCAATGTATATGTAGCTGTTATTATTTTTAAAATCATTTTCAGTCAACAGCCTTGAGTTCATTATGGTTTTTTTGATGTCTTTTCTTGCAAGGATTGATGAACTTAGATTTATTCCATCAATATATTCCTGCAAGATATAATTTTCACTATCATTTAATTGAATAGTGCTATCATTATTTAAAAGATTAATATCATAACCACCTGATCCTTTAACAGGTTTTATTATATATTTAACCTCAGGTTTATTTTCACTAATTTCAATTGCTTCATCTACATCTTTTATTAAAAAAGTCTCCGGAACAGTAAATTCATCTTTGATTTTTTCATAAAACTTGAACTTATTTTCTATTTGGCTAACGTCTTTATTTCCTAAAATCTTTTTTTGATCTTTTTTGGAAAATTCGCCAGGTGAAATTCCGGAAATTGGGATGATGTAGTCTGCTTCATCAATAAAATCTTTTGAAGTCTCCAGAATATAAGAACTGTTAAAATTGTCTTCAAAAATGCCTGAACTTTCATTATTCTTTTCTTCAAGAATTATTTTCTGGTTTTTTATTTGTGGTGTGTCTGATGTAGAAAAATAACTTGTAGAAAAGATTTCATAATCTAATTTCAACGCACTATTAAGCAT containing:
- a CDS encoding V-type ATP synthase subunit B, with protein sequence MNTNIKTREYTTVSEVSGPLMIVEGVEGVGYNEIVDIETPTGEKRSGQVLEVTKDVAVIQVFEGTNDLNTKNTKTRFTGETAKIGVSRDMMGRIFNGIGKPIDGGPEIIPDEELDINGAPMNPASREFPEEFIQTGISTIDGMNTLVRGQKLPIFSGSGLPHNDLAVQIARQAKVLGADDEFAVIFAAMGITNEEANFFMRDFERTGALEKLTVFMNLADDPAIERILTPKMALTTAEYYAFTLGMQVLVILTDMTNYCEALREISAAREEVPGRRGYPGYMYTDLAGIYERAGRIDGKEGSITQMPILVMPQDDITHPIPDLTGYITEGQIVLSREISRKGIYPPVDVLPSLSRLMSGGIGGEKTRDDHSGVSDQLYSAYAEGRELRDLVAVVGEEALTERDQKFLEFAQAFEDRFITQSKDEDRTIFETLDLGWDLLKILPKTELKRVKEEFIEQYLPKE
- a CDS encoding V-type ATP synthase subunit D codes for the protein MAQDIIDGINPTRMELLSLKNRTKLAVKGHGLLKEKRDALIKEFFDILDRVKGIRENAEKSLKEANEALIEAQIAMGDLAVRKASLSVKESIDVDITSRSVMGVNVPVTNIQMEERSIVDRGYGFSDTTIQLDEAAKKFEESLKYLIELGEVEKTIFLLAEEIESTKRRVNALEHIMIPRFQNTEKYIDMRLQEMERENFVRLKMIRSTIEKNEKAQAAKEAAE
- a CDS encoding ATP-grasp domain-containing protein — protein: MEKLLLIGINTRSMLNSALKLDYEIFSTSYFSTSDTPQIKNQKIILEEKNNESSGIFEDNFNSSYILETSKDFIDEADYIIPISGISPGEFSKKDQKKILGNKDVSQIENKFKFYEKIKDEFTVPETFLIKDVDEAIEISENKPEVKYIIKPVKGSGGYDINLLNNDSTIQLNDSENYILQEYIDGINLSSSILARKDIKKTIMNSRLLTENDFKNNNSYIYIGNILPLTKESILSNIGNIDEINKQMIETSQNLAYKFNLIGSNGVDYILNENGLYVIEVNPRIQGTFECVEKSLQINMLDAHIKSCMNESVEIPKAKYYSYKKIIYSPCRNKYSKIDLDNIYDLPHIGTITEKSEPLLTIIDKDTDFKKLYEKVENSSRIVNQETI